One stretch of Caldinitratiruptor microaerophilus DNA includes these proteins:
- the lpdA gene encoding dihydrolipoyl dehydrogenase — MGSLRTRTEVLIIGGGTGGYIAAEHAAKLGKEVTLVEADKLGGTCLHHGCIPSKALISSADLVHRLRAAEDRGIVAAEIRVDGRKLQEWKQKVLNRLESGIKTLMKGADVNVVHGRARLTGPREAVVEGPDGVQTFTFEQCIVATGSVAAGLPHLPFDGERVLDAAAALDLAEPPGRLVVVGGGYIGLELGILYRKLGSEVTVVEATGQLLPGTDPDLVNVLMRKLRRLGVTVHRNARAGTLTDAGLEVQLEDGRAEVLPADKVLVAVGRRPNTEGLGLEAAGVALDERGFVRVDEQCRTRVPHIFAIGDVAGGPLLAHKAGHQGRVAAEVIAGRPSACDWAAVPAVVFTDPEIAWAGLSESEARERGYEVAVGKFLYTASGRALTLGETDGLVKVVADRNTGLVLGIHLCGPEVSELAAEATLALEMGAVVEDLASTIHPHPTLSEGIAEASLALAREAMAAAAREVARAR; from the coding sequence ATGGGGAGTCTGCGCACCCGCACGGAGGTGCTCATCATCGGCGGCGGGACCGGGGGGTACATCGCCGCCGAACACGCGGCCAAGCTGGGCAAGGAGGTCACGCTCGTCGAGGCGGACAAGCTGGGTGGCACCTGCCTGCACCACGGCTGCATCCCCTCGAAGGCGCTCATCAGCTCGGCCGACCTCGTGCACCGGTTGCGGGCGGCCGAAGACCGGGGCATCGTGGCCGCAGAGATCCGGGTCGACGGCCGGAAGCTGCAGGAGTGGAAGCAGAAGGTCCTGAACCGCCTGGAGAGCGGCATCAAGACCCTCATGAAGGGCGCCGACGTGAACGTCGTCCACGGCCGCGCCCGCCTCACAGGCCCCCGGGAGGCCGTGGTGGAGGGTCCGGACGGGGTGCAGACCTTCACCTTCGAGCAGTGCATCGTCGCGACCGGGTCGGTGGCGGCCGGGCTGCCGCACCTCCCCTTCGACGGGGAGAGGGTGCTCGACGCCGCCGCGGCCCTTGACCTCGCCGAACCGCCGGGGCGCCTGGTGGTGGTCGGCGGCGGGTACATCGGGCTGGAGCTCGGTATCCTCTACCGCAAGCTCGGCTCCGAGGTCACGGTGGTCGAGGCCACCGGCCAGCTCCTCCCCGGTACGGACCCCGACCTGGTGAACGTGCTGATGCGCAAGCTCCGCCGGCTCGGGGTGACGGTGCATCGGAACGCGCGGGCGGGGACCCTCACCGACGCCGGCCTCGAGGTGCAGCTCGAGGACGGGCGCGCCGAGGTGCTCCCCGCCGACAAGGTGCTGGTCGCCGTGGGGCGGCGGCCCAACACGGAGGGCCTCGGGCTCGAGGCGGCCGGGGTCGCGCTGGACGAGCGCGGCTTCGTCCGGGTCGACGAGCAGTGCCGCACCCGCGTGCCGCACATCTTCGCGATCGGCGACGTCGCCGGCGGGCCCCTCCTGGCCCACAAGGCCGGGCACCAGGGACGGGTGGCCGCCGAGGTCATCGCCGGCCGGCCCTCCGCTTGCGACTGGGCCGCCGTGCCGGCGGTGGTCTTCACCGATCCGGAGATCGCCTGGGCCGGGCTGAGCGAGTCGGAGGCCCGGGAGCGCGGGTACGAGGTGGCGGTCGGGAAGTTCCTGTACACGGCGTCCGGCCGGGCACTCACGCTCGGCGAGACGGACGGGCTGGTCAAGGTCGTCGCCGACCGGAACACCGGTCTCGTCCTGGGCATCCACCTCTGCGGCCCCGAGGTGTCCGAGCTGGCCGCCGAGGCCACCCTTGCCCTGGAGATGGGCGCGGTGGTGGAGGACCTGGCGTCGACCATCCACCCCCATCCCACTCTCTCCGAAGGGATCGCCGAGGCCTCCCTGGCGCTCGCCCGGGAGGCGATGGCCGCCGCCGCCCGGGAGGTCGCCCGGGCGCGGTAG
- a CDS encoding NAD(P)/FAD-dependent oxidoreductase: MPRLLVIGAGTGGLMVANHVARALERELADGRVAITVLSDRDTYFYQPGLLYVPFDLMRPSELTRPVRSLLHRGIRFVHDRAERIDAAARRVQTRSGATLDYDFLVLATGSDVDVDSVPGLAAGGHWFYTLDGALRLREALRRFQGGRLVMAVGLPHKCPVAPLEFTFMFDEWTRRRGIRDKTEIVYTFPINRAHSIEAVGIWAAEEFERRGIQLETFFNLEEVDPDAREVRSLEGTSFRYDLLVAIPPHKGDRVHKESGLGEQGNWLPTDRHTLNLKDHPEIFVVGDATNLPVSKAGSVAHFEAEVVAENLINLLTGEPPSHLYDGKVFCFLEAGLDKATFIQFDYDHPPVVAPPTQAVHWFKQTYNRVHWLNLQAIV; this comes from the coding sequence ATGCCCAGGCTGCTTGTGATCGGAGCAGGGACCGGCGGGCTCATGGTGGCCAACCACGTGGCACGCGCGCTGGAGCGAGAGCTGGCGGACGGGCGGGTCGCGATCACGGTCCTGTCCGACCGGGACACGTATTTCTACCAGCCCGGCCTGCTCTACGTGCCCTTCGACCTGATGCGCCCCTCGGAGCTCACGCGGCCCGTGCGGAGCCTGCTGCACCGGGGGATCCGCTTCGTGCACGACCGGGCGGAGCGGATCGACGCGGCGGCCCGTCGGGTGCAGACCCGGAGCGGCGCGACCCTGGACTATGACTTCCTGGTGCTCGCCACGGGCTCGGACGTCGACGTCGACAGCGTCCCGGGGCTCGCTGCCGGCGGGCACTGGTTCTACACGCTCGACGGCGCCCTGCGGCTGCGCGAGGCGTTGCGCCGGTTCCAGGGCGGCCGCCTGGTGATGGCCGTCGGGCTGCCCCACAAGTGTCCGGTGGCGCCCCTGGAGTTCACCTTCATGTTCGACGAGTGGACGCGGCGCCGCGGCATCCGGGACAAGACGGAGATCGTCTACACGTTCCCGATCAACCGGGCGCACAGCATCGAGGCCGTGGGCATCTGGGCGGCCGAGGAGTTCGAGCGGCGCGGGATTCAGCTCGAAACCTTCTTCAACCTGGAGGAGGTCGACCCCGACGCCCGGGAGGTGCGCAGCCTCGAGGGCACGTCCTTCCGGTACGACCTGCTGGTGGCCATTCCGCCCCACAAGGGCGACCGGGTGCACAAGGAGTCCGGGCTGGGCGAGCAGGGCAACTGGCTGCCCACGGACCGCCACACCCTCAACCTCAAGGACCACCCGGAGATCTTCGTGGTCGGCGACGCCACGAACCTGCCGGTGTCCAAGGCGGGGTCGGTCGCCCACTTCGAGGCCGAGGTCGTGGCGGAGAACCTCATCAACCTCCTCACCGGCGAGCCGCCGTCGCACCTCTACGACGGCAAGGTGTTCTGCTTCCTCGAGGCCGGGCTGGACAAGGCCACCTTCATCCAGTTCGACTACGACCACCCGCCGGTCGTCGCCCCGCCCACCCAGGCGGTTCACTGGTTCAAGCAGACATACAACCGGGTGCACTGGCTGAACCTGCAGGCCATCGTCTAG
- a CDS encoding Fur family transcriptional regulator, producing MARPSREERYQELCDALEAAGLKLTNQRRAICAALASMTTHPTVYEVHEYLRTYHPTVSRATVYNTLTALRDLGLVAEIGPAGDGAMHYELNPDPHLNLVCVRCHRIVDLPGSQLQLDSLVRNSGFRVTGARLALYGYCPSCQRQLGWAVEQASPAADPFAAEPAGHPPAGANGQGSPNGPGAGGKPAHRVPAQVLLRAAARRSPIKLRMRSRPS from the coding sequence TTGGCGCGCCCCAGCCGCGAGGAGCGCTACCAGGAGCTCTGCGACGCCCTGGAGGCAGCGGGCCTGAAGCTGACCAATCAGCGCCGGGCCATCTGCGCCGCACTCGCCAGCATGACCACCCACCCCACCGTGTATGAGGTCCACGAGTACCTGCGCACGTACCACCCCACCGTCAGCCGGGCCACCGTCTACAACACCCTGACGGCCCTGCGGGACCTCGGGCTGGTGGCGGAGATCGGGCCGGCCGGGGACGGGGCGATGCACTACGAGCTCAATCCGGACCCGCACCTGAACCTGGTCTGCGTGCGCTGCCACCGCATCGTCGACCTGCCGGGGAGCCAGCTCCAGCTCGACTCCCTGGTCCGCAACTCCGGCTTCCGCGTCACCGGCGCGCGCCTGGCGCTGTACGGCTACTGTCCGTCGTGCCAGCGGCAGCTGGGGTGGGCGGTGGAGCAGGCGTCGCCGGCAGCCGACCCCTTCGCGGCCGAGCCTGCCGGTCACCCGCCTGCCGGCGCGAACGGCCAGGGCAGCCCGAACGGTCCCGGGGCAGGCGGCAAGCCCGCCCACCGCGTGCCGGCGCAGGTGCTCCTCCGGGCGGCGGCCCGCAGGAGCCCGATCAAGCTCCGGATGCGCTCCCGGCCGTCGTGA
- a CDS encoding carboxypeptidase M32, with protein MSQGHPEAYGKLLEILREVDDLQRAAAVLSWDQQCYMPPGGASARGEQLATLERVAHERFTRPDIGELLDRLDGWAKGLEQGSAEASLIRVTRREYDRARRVPQDLVHRLSRARTRAFDAWLQAREERRFATFAGPFADLVALEVELTEALGYAETRYDALLDQSEPGVTTRALERLFGRLREVQVPLVQAIAEKPRRPGPEGVVAPAGSEGAIWEMCQSLLRDIGFDFRRGRLDRSVHPFTTMFSVGDVRLTVRPNGLNLHNTVFTVLHEGGHALYNQGIPAEFEGTPLAGGASGGVHESQSRLWENLVGRSREFWEYYLPRARQHFPALAELRPEEAYRLVNAAGPSLIRTDADEVTYNLHIILRFEIERALLDGDLPAAEVPGAWAEKMRAYLGLTPADDLEGALQDIHWAWGGFATFPSYTLGNVISAQLWDAARAAHPEIPDQVRRGDFGTLLGWLREHVHAHGAKFTPDELVQRATGQHLDPEPYLLYLRHKYGELYEL; from the coding sequence GTGTCGCAAGGCCATCCGGAAGCGTACGGGAAATTGCTGGAGATCCTCCGGGAGGTGGACGATCTCCAGCGGGCCGCGGCGGTGCTTTCGTGGGACCAGCAGTGCTACATGCCGCCGGGGGGCGCAAGCGCCCGGGGCGAGCAGCTGGCCACCCTCGAACGCGTGGCGCACGAGCGCTTCACACGCCCGGACATCGGCGAACTCCTGGACCGGCTGGACGGCTGGGCAAAGGGCCTCGAGCAGGGCAGCGCGGAGGCCAGCCTCATCCGGGTGACCCGCCGGGAGTACGACCGGGCGCGGCGCGTGCCGCAGGACCTGGTCCATCGCCTCTCCCGGGCCAGGACCCGGGCCTTCGACGCGTGGCTCCAGGCCCGGGAGGAGCGCCGGTTCGCCACCTTCGCCGGCCCCTTCGCCGACCTGGTCGCCCTGGAAGTCGAGCTCACCGAGGCTCTCGGGTACGCGGAGACGCGCTACGACGCCTTGCTCGACCAGAGCGAGCCGGGGGTGACCACAAGGGCGCTGGAGCGCCTCTTCGGCCGCCTGCGGGAAGTGCAGGTACCGCTCGTGCAGGCCATCGCGGAGAAGCCTCGCCGGCCGGGTCCGGAAGGCGTGGTCGCGCCGGCCGGGTCGGAAGGGGCCATCTGGGAGATGTGCCAGAGCCTCCTCCGGGACATCGGGTTCGACTTCCGCCGCGGCCGCCTCGACCGGTCGGTCCACCCGTTCACCACGATGTTCTCCGTCGGCGACGTTCGCCTGACCGTGCGGCCGAACGGCCTGAACCTCCACAACACGGTATTCACCGTGCTGCACGAAGGCGGCCACGCCCTGTACAACCAGGGCATCCCGGCCGAGTTCGAGGGCACCCCCCTGGCAGGTGGCGCCTCCGGCGGGGTCCACGAGTCGCAGTCTCGCCTCTGGGAGAACCTCGTCGGGCGGTCCCGGGAATTCTGGGAGTACTACCTGCCCCGGGCCCGGCAGCACTTCCCCGCTCTCGCCGAACTCCGCCCGGAGGAGGCGTACCGGCTCGTGAACGCCGCAGGCCCCAGCCTCATCCGGACGGATGCCGACGAGGTCACGTACAACCTGCACATCATCCTGCGGTTCGAGATCGAGCGCGCCCTCCTGGACGGCGACCTCCCGGCCGCCGAGGTACCCGGTGCCTGGGCCGAGAAGATGCGGGCATACCTGGGGCTCACCCCCGCCGACGACCTCGAGGGCGCGCTGCAGGACATCCACTGGGCGTGGGGGGGCTTCGCCACCTTCCCGAGCTACACCCTCGGCAACGTGATCAGCGCGCAGCTGTGGGATGCGGCGCGGGCGGCCCACCCGGAGATCCCCGATCAGGTGCGCCGGGGCGACTTCGGCACGCTCCTCGGCTGGCTGCGGGAGCACGTGCACGCCCACGGGGCGAAGTTCACCCCGGACGAGCTTGTCCAGCGGGCCACCGGGCAGCACCTCGACCCCGAGCCTTACCTCCTCTACCTCCGCCACAAGTACGGCGAGCTGTACGAGCTGTAG
- a CDS encoding heavy metal translocating P-type ATPase translates to MIDRLPAAMAAQPEASGAEVVGKPGVAGPCCVPAARESARAEEPSAALRLAAATAISALFLVAGWAVQRWAPGTPAFVAIVLYSLSYVAGGYFRVLEGLQALRQGTLDINFLMVAGSLGAAVLGRWEEGAVLIFLFSLSSALEAFAVGRTRDAIRRLMALSPEDALVRRDGALVRVPAAHLQPGDLVIVRPGERIPADGVVERGESAVDEATITGESVPVDKGPGHPVYAGTINGQGSLEFRVTRPAGETTLARIIRYVEEAQASKAATQRLIDWVDRYYTLLVVGTALLAFLIPPLAGLDTWASSFYRAMMLLVVASPCALVISTPAAILSGIARGARAGVLFKGGRHLEDLARVRVVAFDKTGTLTAGRPEVVGVFPEAGESAESLLRLAAAAEARSEHPLAEAIVDHARRLGIALPEAEDFQATSGVGARARVGGQEVWVGSVRLLDEFAVPADHPVRAQARRLADGGRTTVVVLADGRPRGIIALADTPRVAAREAIAELKAMGVERIVMLTGDHVRAAEAIAREVGVDDVRAELLPQDKLAVIRELRERYGPVAMVGDGVNDAPALAAADVGIAMGGIGTDVALETADVVLMADDLHKVAEAIDLSRRTRKVLIQNLSFAVGVIVLLVTVTFVGGLTLPLAVVGHEGSTIVVALSGLRLLASRLGRRARPGARTAVAAA, encoded by the coding sequence ATGATCGATCGTTTGCCGGCCGCCATGGCCGCTCAGCCGGAGGCGAGCGGCGCCGAGGTCGTCGGGAAGCCGGGTGTGGCCGGACCGTGTTGCGTTCCGGCCGCACGAGAGTCCGCGAGGGCGGAGGAGCCGAGCGCGGCGCTGAGGCTCGCCGCCGCCACGGCCATCTCGGCGCTCTTCCTGGTGGCCGGGTGGGCGGTCCAGCGCTGGGCGCCGGGGACGCCGGCCTTCGTGGCGATCGTCCTGTACAGCCTGTCCTACGTCGCGGGCGGCTACTTCCGCGTCCTCGAGGGCCTGCAGGCCTTGAGGCAGGGGACGCTCGACATCAACTTCCTGATGGTCGCGGGCAGCCTCGGGGCCGCCGTGCTGGGGCGGTGGGAGGAGGGCGCCGTCCTCATCTTCCTCTTCTCGCTGTCCTCGGCGCTGGAGGCGTTCGCCGTGGGGCGGACACGGGACGCCATCCGCCGGCTCATGGCCCTGAGCCCGGAGGACGCCCTCGTCCGCCGCGACGGGGCCCTTGTCCGCGTCCCGGCGGCGCACCTGCAGCCGGGCGACCTGGTGATCGTCCGGCCGGGCGAGCGCATCCCGGCCGACGGGGTGGTGGAGCGCGGCGAGTCGGCGGTCGACGAGGCGACGATCACCGGCGAGTCCGTCCCCGTCGACAAGGGCCCGGGCCACCCCGTGTACGCCGGCACCATCAACGGCCAGGGGTCGCTGGAGTTCCGCGTGACCCGGCCGGCCGGGGAGACGACGCTGGCGCGGATCATCCGCTACGTGGAGGAGGCGCAGGCCTCCAAGGCGGCGACGCAGCGGCTCATCGACTGGGTGGACCGCTACTACACCCTTCTCGTCGTGGGCACCGCCCTCCTGGCGTTCCTGATTCCGCCCCTGGCCGGCCTGGACACGTGGGCGTCGAGCTTCTACCGCGCCATGATGCTCCTCGTCGTGGCCTCCCCGTGCGCCCTCGTCATCTCCACCCCGGCGGCGATCCTGTCCGGCATCGCCCGGGGCGCCCGGGCCGGGGTGCTCTTCAAGGGTGGGCGGCACCTGGAGGACCTGGCCCGCGTCCGGGTCGTGGCCTTCGACAAGACGGGCACCCTGACGGCCGGCCGGCCGGAGGTGGTCGGGGTGTTCCCCGAGGCGGGCGAGTCCGCCGAATCCCTGCTGCGCCTGGCGGCGGCGGCCGAGGCGCGGTCGGAGCACCCGCTGGCGGAAGCCATCGTCGATCACGCGCGGCGCCTGGGCATCGCCCTCCCCGAGGCCGAGGACTTCCAGGCGACGTCTGGCGTGGGGGCGCGAGCCCGTGTGGGCGGACAGGAGGTCTGGGTCGGGAGCGTCCGGCTCCTCGACGAGTTCGCCGTGCCGGCGGACCACCCCGTGCGGGCGCAGGCCCGTCGCCTGGCCGACGGCGGGCGTACCACCGTGGTCGTCCTGGCGGACGGGCGGCCGCGGGGCATCATCGCCCTGGCCGACACCCCCCGGGTCGCCGCCCGGGAGGCCATCGCCGAGCTGAAGGCGATGGGCGTGGAGCGGATCGTCATGCTGACCGGCGACCACGTCCGGGCGGCGGAGGCGATCGCCCGGGAAGTGGGGGTCGACGACGTTCGCGCCGAGCTCCTCCCCCAGGACAAGCTGGCCGTCATCCGCGAGCTGCGGGAGCGCTACGGGCCCGTGGCCATGGTCGGCGACGGGGTGAACGACGCCCCGGCCCTGGCGGCGGCGGACGTGGGCATCGCCATGGGCGGCATCGGTACGGACGTGGCGCTGGAGACGGCCGACGTCGTGCTCATGGCGGACGACCTCCACAAGGTGGCGGAGGCGATCGACCTCAGCCGCCGGACCCGGAAGGTCCTCATCCAGAACCTCAGCTTCGCGGTGGGCGTCATCGTCCTGCTGGTGACGGTGACCTTCGTGGGCGGGCTGACCCTCCCCCTGGCGGTGGTGGGGCACGAGGGCAGCACGATCGTGGTGGCGCTCAGCGGGCTCCGGCTGCTCGCCAGCCGGCTGGGACGAAGGGCCCGGCCCGGTGCCCGCACAGCCGTCGCCGCGGCGTGA
- a CDS encoding L,D-transpeptidase family protein: MTARVPGRWVRRLASALLAGALLVPVGPSGSTKAHEEAATTSPAAGPRPAGPAGIPCGAGALLALRDPPATGEGVQALQHVLGDLGYDPGPADGIFGPRTAAAVRRLQEDHHLVADGAAGPRTWSALTEALRVLPRAPYDTPVPGTLEVAIDLSRFRLTVLVNGYPYRSYPVGIGTGRTPSPVGEWRVIHKAKNWGGGFGTRWLGLDVPWGIYGIHGTNQPGSIGRRASHGCIRMLNRHVEELYEIVPRGTRVVIFGQPVLSRRTLVQGHTGADVVEVQMRLRELGFYTGPIDGRFGPGTAAAVRALQKARGLKPTGIVRWETYKALGLTN, translated from the coding sequence GTGACGGCGCGCGTTCCAGGTCGGTGGGTGCGGCGGCTCGCTTCGGCGCTCCTGGCGGGCGCGCTGCTCGTGCCCGTGGGCCCTTCCGGAAGCACAAAGGCGCACGAAGAAGCCGCAACGACTTCACCCGCTGCCGGGCCGCGGCCGGCCGGTCCGGCCGGTATCCCGTGCGGCGCGGGAGCGCTCCTGGCCCTGCGAGATCCGCCTGCCACGGGCGAGGGAGTTCAGGCGCTGCAGCACGTCCTGGGCGACCTGGGCTACGACCCGGGGCCAGCCGACGGCATCTTCGGCCCCCGCACGGCCGCGGCCGTGCGGCGTCTCCAGGAGGACCACCACCTGGTGGCCGACGGTGCGGCGGGCCCGCGAACGTGGAGCGCCCTCACCGAGGCCCTGAGGGTCCTGCCTCGCGCGCCTTACGATACCCCGGTCCCGGGGACATTGGAGGTCGCCATCGACCTGAGCCGGTTCCGCCTCACCGTCCTCGTGAACGGGTATCCCTACCGGAGCTACCCGGTCGGGATCGGCACGGGCCGCACGCCCTCGCCGGTGGGCGAGTGGCGGGTCATCCACAAGGCGAAGAACTGGGGCGGCGGGTTCGGCACCCGATGGCTCGGCCTTGACGTTCCCTGGGGCATCTACGGCATCCACGGAACGAACCAGCCCGGCTCCATCGGCCGCCGGGCCAGCCATGGCTGCATCCGCATGCTCAACCGCCACGTCGAGGAGCTGTACGAGATCGTGCCCCGGGGCACCCGGGTCGTCATCTTCGGCCAGCCCGTCCTGAGCCGGCGGACCCTGGTGCAGGGACACACCGGGGCCGACGTCGTCGAGGTCCAGATGCGGCTCAGGGAGCTCGGGTTCTACACCGGGCCCATCGACGGCCGCTTCGGCCCCGGCACCGCCGCGGCCGTGCGCGCGCTGCAGAAGGCCCGCGGCCTGAAGCCCACGGGCATCGTGCGGTGGGAGACGTACAAGGCGCTGGGGCTGACGAATTGA
- a CDS encoding response regulator, whose translation MQTVRTLIVDDSPLSRRGIAAVLGEDPSFEVVGEAADGMEAVEKAQVLMPDLVLMDIRMPRMDGLEATKRIKAVLPYVTIVILSVSEDVQDFFEAIKYGAQGYLLKDMHPEQWLEYLRAVMNGDVRVSRSVASHILREFAQSAAEGEAAGELTAREREVLEAVASGLSNREIGQRLHIAETTVKNHLRNILTKLHLRNRTELVAYAYQHGWLRRTPGGTAGRSPGG comes from the coding sequence ATGCAGACGGTGCGCACCCTGATCGTCGATGACAGCCCGCTGTCCCGGCGGGGCATCGCCGCCGTGCTCGGCGAGGACCCCTCCTTCGAGGTGGTCGGAGAGGCCGCCGACGGGATGGAGGCCGTCGAGAAGGCGCAGGTCCTGATGCCGGACCTGGTGCTCATGGACATCCGGATGCCCCGCATGGACGGCCTCGAGGCCACGAAGCGGATCAAGGCCGTGCTCCCCTACGTCACGATCGTGATCCTCAGCGTGTCCGAGGACGTGCAGGACTTCTTCGAGGCGATCAAGTACGGGGCGCAGGGCTACCTGCTCAAGGACATGCATCCCGAGCAGTGGCTCGAGTACCTCCGCGCCGTCATGAACGGCGACGTGCGGGTGTCGCGCAGCGTGGCCTCCCACATCCTGCGGGAGTTCGCCCAGTCGGCCGCCGAGGGCGAGGCGGCGGGCGAACTCACCGCCCGCGAGCGGGAGGTCCTGGAGGCGGTGGCAAGCGGCCTCAGCAACCGGGAGATCGGTCAGCGCCTCCACATCGCCGAGACCACGGTGAAGAACCACCTCCGCAACATCCTCACCAAGCTGCACCTCCGCAACCGCACCGAGCTCGTCGCCTACGCCTACCAGCACGGTTGGCTCCGGCGCACGCCGGGTGGTACCGCCGGCCGGAGCCCAGGAGGCTGA
- a CDS encoding sensor histidine kinase, with protein sequence MNLRAVRWILALLPAFMVGAFEWWRHTLYDFMPQWIGNSLAAGMAVAGSILYYKATWTLIERLQAEVQAQRAREQVLRERERIARDLHDSISQALFFCNVELQSLQRHLEAKDLDRARRAAEEVRSGIASAYEQVRHTIFDLRLMPETASPGDTAPLRPTLEALLAEFSRQTGIASSLEGKDPVPLPRGTLGEVLRIVRETLWNVRKHAGASRVTVVLESRDGHLHLVLKDDGAGFDPSRVKPGFGIQTMKERASLLGGTLEVASEPGRGTEVRLRVPLAGGVRGHADGAHPDRR encoded by the coding sequence GTGAACCTGCGAGCGGTACGGTGGATCCTGGCACTGCTCCCGGCCTTCATGGTGGGGGCCTTCGAGTGGTGGCGGCACACGCTGTACGACTTCATGCCGCAGTGGATCGGCAACAGCCTGGCCGCGGGGATGGCCGTCGCCGGCTCCATCCTGTACTACAAGGCGACCTGGACCCTCATCGAGCGCCTGCAGGCGGAGGTTCAGGCACAGCGGGCGCGGGAGCAGGTTCTCCGCGAGCGGGAGCGGATCGCCCGAGACCTCCACGACAGCATCTCCCAGGCGCTCTTCTTCTGCAACGTCGAACTCCAGAGCCTCCAGCGCCACCTGGAGGCGAAAGACCTCGACCGGGCCCGGCGCGCCGCCGAGGAAGTGCGGAGCGGGATTGCCTCGGCGTACGAGCAGGTGCGGCACACCATCTTCGACCTGCGGCTCATGCCGGAGACCGCGTCCCCAGGCGACACGGCACCGCTAAGGCCCACGCTCGAAGCGCTCCTCGCCGAGTTCTCCCGGCAGACCGGGATCGCCTCAAGCCTCGAGGGCAAGGACCCCGTCCCGCTCCCCAGGGGTACCCTGGGCGAGGTGCTGCGGATCGTGCGGGAAACCCTGTGGAACGTGCGCAAGCACGCCGGAGCCAGCCGGGTGACCGTGGTGCTGGAGAGCCGGGACGGGCACCTGCACCTGGTCCTGAAGGACGACGGCGCCGGCTTCGACCCGTCCCGGGTGAAACCGGGCTTTGGCATCCAGACCATGAAGGAGCGGGCATCCCTGCTCGGCGGCACCCTGGAGGTCGCCTCGGAGCCGGGCCGGGGGACGGAGGTCCGCCTCCGCGTTCCGCTCGCCGGAGGGGTACGAGGACATGCAGACGGTGCGCACCCTGATCGTCGATGA
- a CDS encoding DMT family transporter yields the protein MPPTILRGSLAVLLAAALFGISGAVARLVFRDAALPPMVLVALRMTLSFAGLLPALALANRNLLRVPRGQWLPLLLWGAGPMLLVQYTYFLAIAETNVATAIFLEYLAPVLSALYGWAFRQERPGPALLAGIVLSVGGAGLLVLGGEQGMTLSPLGLAYGIGAAFAMAWYSVWGGRFEGRVGPWAQLVWGMGGAALAAQFVTPPWVLAPYLADRSLWPFYAFLAVLASSVPFGLYIYGVRALPATVAMIIATAEPVVAAVVAWFLLGEGLRWLQLVGAGAIVAAVITVQVSAARRNQEHPGRAEAGPVEARPAR from the coding sequence TTGCCGCCGACCATCCTTCGCGGCTCCCTCGCCGTACTTCTCGCCGCCGCCCTGTTCGGCATCTCCGGCGCCGTGGCCCGGCTCGTGTTCCGGGATGCCGCCCTGCCGCCCATGGTCCTCGTCGCCCTCCGGATGACGCTGAGCTTCGCCGGCCTCCTGCCGGCACTGGCCCTGGCGAACCGGAACCTGCTCCGGGTCCCGCGGGGCCAGTGGCTCCCCCTGCTGCTCTGGGGCGCCGGCCCGATGCTGCTGGTGCAGTACACGTACTTCCTGGCGATCGCCGAGACGAACGTGGCCACGGCGATCTTCCTGGAGTATCTCGCCCCGGTCCTGAGCGCCCTGTACGGCTGGGCGTTCCGGCAGGAGCGGCCGGGCCCCGCCCTGCTGGCGGGGATCGTGCTGTCCGTGGGGGGCGCCGGGTTGCTGGTGCTCGGCGGAGAGCAGGGGATGACGCTATCGCCCCTCGGTCTGGCCTACGGCATCGGCGCGGCCTTCGCGATGGCCTGGTACAGCGTCTGGGGCGGCCGGTTCGAGGGGCGGGTCGGCCCGTGGGCGCAGCTCGTGTGGGGCATGGGGGGCGCGGCGCTGGCCGCCCAGTTCGTGACACCTCCCTGGGTGCTCGCGCCCTACCTGGCCGACCGATCCCTGTGGCCGTTCTACGCCTTTCTTGCGGTGCTGGCCTCCTCGGTGCCGTTCGGCCTTTACATCTACGGCGTGCGCGCCCTGCCGGCCACGGTGGCGATGATCATCGCTACCGCCGAGCCGGTCGTCGCCGCCGTGGTGGCGTGGTTCCTCCTGGGAGAAGGGCTCAGGTGGCTTCAACTGGTCGGGGCGGGGGCCATCGTGGCCGCCGTGATCACGGTACAGGTCTCCGCGGCGCGCCGGAACCAGGAGCACCCAGGGCGAGCGGAAGCCGGCCCCGTCGAGGCGCGGCCGGCCCGGTGA